In the Mytilus galloprovincialis chromosome 10, xbMytGall1.hap1.1, whole genome shotgun sequence genome, one interval contains:
- the LOC143047843 gene encoding uncharacterized protein LOC143047843: protein MREFTRSQQFLNPDEDFVLHGQRASYSEKPLGLRNSRITNTTSRLSQHILDQEDNYRDRRYAESLGDLAKSLENTSKNVDSTLRRSVTFSGHHSPYSLSHKTPLEEEYDRIGDRKLFTESFGGLPVDDGKELWYTKPVHLSRQEYSLSPRYGASSRSRSPQKNSGTLGAALALQDTRQLNDDQRNYSLKYKDSNGLKFFPVTLQASYELSDLDRKLEELENKPRPRTAKSYVKTSYEPNSVNSMYLLGSEAPATRKSSPLYTSPFVSDLASLRMERLRIEEDRYLELKRLQELERLRGPHKKWYESTGPDFHYESHKNTEMIKSEKHFDKLLQYKDDLNRSSAECRKSYEAICV from the exons ATGCGGGAATTTACAAGAAGCCAACAATTCCTTAACCCCGATGAAGATTTTGTTTTACACGGACAGAGAGCTTCATACag TGAAAAGCCTTTAGGATTGAGGAACTCTCGAATTACAAACACAACATCACGATTAAGTCAACACATATTAGATCAGGAGGATAATTACCGTGACAGAAGATATGCAGAGTCACTAGGAGATCTTGCCAAAAGTTTGGAAAATACTAGCAAAAATGTAGACAGTACATTGCGAAGAAGTGTGACATTTTCTGGTCATCACTCACCTTACAGTTTGAGTCACAAAACTCCTTTAGAAGAAGAATATGACAGAATTGGAGACAGGAAGCTGTTTACCGAATCTTTTGGAGGTCTTCCTGTTGATGATGGTAAGGAATTGTGGTATACAAAACCTGTTCATTTAAGCCGTCAGGAATATTCATTATCGCCACGATATGGAGCATCCTCAAGGTCAAGGTCACCTCAAAAGAATAGTGGAACGTTAGGTGCTGCTCTAGCCCTTCAAGATACAAGACAGCTTAATGATGATCAAAGAAATTATTCATTGAAATATAAGGATTCTAACGGATTGAAGTTTTTTCCTGTGACATTACAGGCCTCCTATGAACTTAGTGATTTAGATAGGAAGTTGGAAGAACTTGAAAACAAGCCACGACCTAGAACAGCAAAATCATATGTAAAGACTAGCTATGAGCCAAATAGTGTCAATTCTATGTACCTATTGGGTTCAGAGGCTCCTGCAACAC GCAAGTCATCACCATTATACACATCTCCATTTGTATCTGACTTGGCATCACTTAGAATGGAGAGACTACGCATTGAGGAAGATAGATACTTAGAACTTAAAAGACTACAAGAGCTGGAGAGACTGAGGGGACCACATAAAAAATG gtATGAGTCAACGGGACCAGATTTCCATTACGAATCTCATAAAAATACAGAGATGATTAAAAGTGAGaaacattttgataaattacTACAATACAAAGACGATTTAAACAGATCATCAGCAGAGTGTAGAAAGTCTTATGAGGCTATTTGTGTATGa
- the LOC143047846 gene encoding 1-deoxypentalenic acid 11-beta-hydroxylase-like, translated as MATRTVQLGTQMVEFPSDRLQQLEDCNHLLSDVEALHKEIQTKGYLFIRGLHDRQEVLNARQTVLEYVKEQGNGKLVDPWPEGVLEARCGQGCIPFMEGDRKITHAENIQKVLEGPRPKEFFRRFLGEEPRTFDFKWLRGIYREAFTGVHVDRVYMNRGTPNLYTMWTPFGDVTLDMGCLAVCEGSNSLESFQYFQKTYGHLDVEAAKLKGTGWFTTDPWEITEKFGGQWKTSDFKAGDVLIFTMGTAHMSTANLTDLLRISCDTRWQRVSEKADERYMGDNFGSKVKFGLQFKDDKSDEEEVTIEKLKKTWGI; from the exons ATGGCGACAAGGACAGTACAACTTGGTACACAAATGGTGGAGTTTCCATCAGATAGGCTACAGCAGCTTGAAGATTGCAATCACTTGTTATCTGATGTAGAGGCGTTACACAAGGAAATACAAACAAAAGG ATACTTATTTATTCGGGGTTTACATGACCGACAAGAAGTACTCAATGCACGACAAACAGTACTAGAATACGTCAAAGAACAAGGCAATGGAAAATTAGTTGACCCTTGGCCTGAGGGAGTATTGGAGGCTAGATGTGGTCAAGGATGTATACCATTTATGGAG GGAGACAGAAAAATAACACATgcagaaaatattcaaaaagttttGGAAGGTCCTAGAc caAAGGAATTCTTCAGAAGATTTCTGGGAGAGGAACCAAGAACTTTTGATTTTAAATGGTTAAG AGGTATATACAGAGAGGCATTCACTGGTGTGCATGTTGACCGTGTTTACATGAACAGAGGAACACCTAATCTTTACACAATGTGGACACCATTTGGGGATGTAACACTTGATATGGGATGTTTAGCTGTATGTGAAGGATCTAATTCTCTAGAAAG TTTTCAATACTTCCAGAAAACATATGGACATTTAGATGTTGAAGCTGCAAAACTGAAAG GAACTGGATGGTTTACTACTGATCCATGGGAAATCACAGAGAAATTTGGAGGACAATGGAAAACATCAGACTTCAAAGCAGGAGATGTGTTAATTTTTACCATGGg gaCAGCACACATGTCAACAGCTAACTTAACAGACTTGCTCAGAATCAGTTGTGATACAAG ATGGCAAAGAGTGAGTGAGAAAGCAGATGAAAGATACATGGGTGATAATTTTGGATCTAAGGTCAAATTTGGTCTACAATTCAAAGACGATAAAAGTGACGAAGAAGAAGTGACAATAGAAAAATTGAAGAAGACCTGGGGCATTTAA
- the LOC143047847 gene encoding nuclear migration protein nudC-like, which produces MAEPQRFDGMLLAMAQQCDGGIQELISAFFSFLLRKTDFYTGGLRGDGEKMIMNSFKRYQDMAEQKMAEIKKEKDEEEQKRKERIAKKKQKEEEERKKMEEEPKIKEITDEEAEKIQQELEQKKDDKKEEKPVEEDKKEETKEEEKKEDEDEEDEKDKGKLKPNAGNGADLENYSWRQTLDEIEIKIPFKVSFPVKPKDVVVDIQKKKLKAGLKGHPPIIDGETYNSIKIEESTWIIEDRKSLVLTIQKVNQMEWWSRVVTTEPEINTKKVNPENSKLGDLDGETRGVVEKMMYDQRQREMGLPTSEDQKKQDVLGKFMKQHPEMDFSKCKFN; this is translated from the exons ATGGCAGAACCCCAAAGATTTGATGGCATGTTGCTTGCTATGGCACAGCAGTGTGATGGTGGAATACAGGAG TTGATAAGTGCCTTCTTTAGTTTCTTATTAAGAAAGACAGACTTTTACACAGGAGGATTGAGAGGAGATGGTGAAAAG ATGATTATGAATTCCTTTAAACGTTACCAAGATATGGCAGAACAAAAAATGGCAGAGATTAAAAAGGAAAAAGATGAAGAGGAACAAAAAAGGAAAGAGAGAATTGCcaagaaaaaacaaaaggaaGAAGAAGAGAGAAAGAAAATGGAAGAAGAGcccaaaattaaagaaattacaGACGAAGAAGCTGAAAAAATACAACAAGAATTAGAACAG AAAAAAGATGATAAAAAGGAAGAAAAACCTGTTGAGGAAGATAAGAAAGAAGAAACAAAAGAGGAAGAGAAAAAG GAAGATGAAGATGAGGAAGACGAGAAGGACAAAGGAAAGTTAAAACCCAATGCAGGAAATGGTGCTGACTTAGAAAATTACTCATGGAGGCAAACACTAGATGAAATTGAG ATTAAAATACCATTTAAAGTATCCTTTCCAGTAAAGCCTAAAGATGTTGTAGTTGATATTCAAAAAAAG AAATTAAAGGCAGGGTTAAAAGGTCATCCCCCAATAATTGATGGTGAAACATATAATAGTATAAAAATTGAAGAATCTACATGGATTATTGAAGATAGAAAAAGTTTAGTTCTTACAATACAGAAG GTGAACCAAATGGAATGGTGGAGTAGAGTAGTCACTACAGAACCAGAAATTAATACCAAAAAAGTCAATCCAGAAAATTCTAAG CTTGGAGATTTGGATGGAGAAACCAGAGGTGTAGTAGAGAAAATGATGTATGACCAAAGACAGAGAGAAATGGGATTACCTACATCTGAAGATCAAAAGAAACAAGATGTTTTAGGAAA atttatgaAACAGCATCCAGAGATGGACTTTTCAAAGTGTAAATTCAACTAA